A genomic region of Desulfosarcina ovata subsp. ovata contains the following coding sequences:
- the acsC gene encoding acetyl-CoA decarbonylase/synthase complex subunit gamma: protein MALTGIQIFKLLPKTNCKECGVPTCLAFAMNLASGKAELDSCPYVSEEARAQLSEASAPPIRPFTIGKGVRKAATGGETVQYRHEKTFYSPTLLAAQVGSDIAAADLEAKLKAWNALQFERVGLNLRPELVAVKDVNGDAGAFAAVAKQVAETSEFNVILITEDAAVMKAGVDACGFKRPLMYAATEANADDFGAIAKDNDLPLAIKADSVDGLTALSEKLTGMGIKDLVLDPGSRDPKQSNQDMIGIRRAALKDGNRAVGFPTIAFPCEMASNIDVETMLAAMYIAKYGSIVVLSDFTGENVFPLLLERLNIFTDPQRPMTVTEGIYPINNPDENSRVLVTTNFALTYFIVSGEIEASKVPTWLLVKDSEGLSVLTAWAAGKFAGDDVGMFVKKCGIVDKIKNQEIVIPGYAAAIVGDVEEELPGWTITVGPREAAHIPGFLKA, encoded by the coding sequence ATGGCATTAACCGGTATTCAGATTTTCAAACTGCTGCCCAAGACCAACTGCAAGGAGTGTGGGGTACCCACCTGCCTTGCCTTTGCCATGAACCTGGCATCGGGTAAGGCTGAGCTGGACAGTTGCCCCTATGTTTCCGAAGAAGCGCGGGCTCAGCTTTCCGAAGCCTCGGCCCCGCCTATTCGTCCGTTCACCATCGGCAAGGGTGTGCGCAAGGCTGCCACCGGTGGCGAAACCGTACAGTATCGTCATGAGAAAACCTTCTACAGCCCGACCTTACTGGCCGCCCAGGTAGGCAGCGATATCGCCGCTGCGGACCTGGAAGCCAAGCTCAAAGCCTGGAACGCGCTTCAGTTCGAACGTGTGGGTCTCAATCTGCGCCCTGAACTGGTAGCCGTTAAAGACGTGAATGGCGACGCTGGCGCGTTTGCCGCCGTGGCCAAACAAGTTGCCGAGACATCGGAATTCAACGTCATCCTGATCACCGAAGACGCCGCCGTGATGAAGGCCGGCGTGGACGCCTGTGGATTCAAACGCCCCTTGATGTACGCGGCCACGGAAGCCAATGCCGATGACTTCGGCGCCATTGCTAAGGACAACGACCTGCCCCTGGCCATCAAGGCCGATTCCGTCGACGGACTGACCGCCTTGTCGGAAAAGCTCACCGGCATGGGGATCAAGGACCTGGTCCTGGATCCCGGCTCCCGTGATCCCAAACAGTCCAATCAGGACATGATCGGTATTCGCCGCGCTGCCCTGAAGGACGGTAACCGCGCCGTGGGTTTCCCGACCATCGCCTTTCCCTGCGAGATGGCCTCGAATATCGATGTGGAGACCATGCTGGCTGCCATGTACATCGCCAAATACGGCAGCATTGTGGTCCTGTCCGATTTTACCGGTGAGAACGTCTTCCCGCTGCTCCTGGAACGGCTCAACATTTTCACCGACCCGCAGCGGCCCATGACCGTGACCGAAGGCATCTACCCGATCAACAATCCGGATGAGAACTCTCGTGTTCTGGTAACCACCAATTTTGCTCTGACCTACTTCATCGTTTCCGGTGAAATTGAGGCCAGCAAGGTTCCCACCTGGCTGCTCGTGAAGGATTCCGAGGGACTGTCGGTCCTCACTGCCTGGGCCGCAGGCAAGTTCGCCGGCGACGACGTGGGTATGTTCGTGAAAAAATGCGGGATCGTGGACAAAATCAAAAACCAGGAAATTGTCATTCCCGGCTATGCTGCCGCCATCGTTGGCGACGTGGAAGAGGAACTGCCTGGCTGGACCATTACCGTTGGCCCCCGGGAAGCTGCACATATCCCCGGGTTTCTCAAAGCGTAA
- the acsB gene encoding acetyl-CoA decarbonylase/synthase complex subunit alpha/beta: MSKLIAFAAIQGGYKVVSATEGLYRKALDTYNADTKIGFPNTAYYLPVIYSLTGMKVETLEDLKKPLEFARGLLPPHIKGKHHLPYLGPLLDAGMAAVFAYEIMEALRILDQPDFYIPEEDPDIEAGKIWVGPADDTILRKRGVEFVDGSAPGFAAVVGAAPTAEIAKDIIEDYQKRSLYMFCAARHNGTSVIEQLISLGVQIGWNTRIVPFGPDISSAVFALGFANRAAMAFGGVQPGDHKKILLYNKDRIFAFVNALGDVGTEWGVAAAGCVNWGFPTLADSDIPEILPTGICTYEHVVANVPVDEICQRSVEVRGLKTIVSDIDIPCAFGPAYEGERVRGADLHCQAGGGKTQCTELVKMAEMNEIEDGKVILDGPDVTDLKKGDTFPLGIYVQVAGREFQPDFEPILERQTHHLVNYIQSIMHIGQRDIAWVRISDAAIEKGFSIKDIGVVLHAKYHQDFGKILDKVQVTLMTNKEDVDKLTARARAEYKTRDERVEKMTDEDVEVFYSCTLCQSFAPNHVCSVSPERTGLCGAYNWMDCKASYEINPTGPNQPIEKGECIDPVLGQWKGVNDFVYKASRGAVTHYNFYSMVIDPMTTCGCCECIAAMLPSCNGVMTVNRDYAGETPCGMKFTTLAGVMGGGASSPGFVGHSKFNITQKKFIKGDGGLHRMVWMPKILKEEIKERIERYGEENGIPGFYDMIADETVGITEEEILPYLQEKGHPALSMPPIIG, translated from the coding sequence ATGTCTAAATTGATCGCATTTGCCGCCATTCAGGGTGGGTACAAGGTGGTTTCCGCCACTGAAGGGCTCTACCGCAAGGCGCTGGATACATACAACGCCGATACCAAGATCGGCTTTCCCAACACGGCCTACTACCTGCCGGTGATCTACTCCTTGACCGGCATGAAGGTCGAAACCCTGGAAGACCTGAAAAAACCCCTCGAGTTCGCCCGCGGCCTGCTGCCCCCGCACATCAAAGGCAAGCACCACCTGCCATACCTGGGGCCCCTGCTGGACGCCGGCATGGCCGCCGTTTTCGCCTACGAGATCATGGAAGCCCTGCGCATCCTCGACCAGCCGGATTTCTACATCCCCGAGGAAGACCCGGACATCGAGGCCGGCAAAATCTGGGTCGGCCCAGCCGACGACACGATCCTGCGTAAACGCGGCGTGGAGTTCGTGGACGGTTCCGCTCCCGGGTTCGCCGCCGTCGTGGGTGCCGCCCCCACAGCGGAAATCGCCAAGGACATTATCGAGGACTACCAGAAACGCAGTCTCTACATGTTCTGCGCGGCCCGTCATAACGGTACCTCCGTTATCGAGCAGTTGATCAGCCTGGGCGTCCAGATCGGCTGGAACACCCGTATCGTGCCCTTCGGCCCGGATATCTCCTCGGCCGTCTTCGCTCTCGGGTTCGCCAACCGCGCCGCCATGGCCTTTGGTGGCGTGCAACCCGGCGACCATAAAAAAATCCTGCTTTACAACAAAGATCGTATTTTTGCCTTCGTCAACGCCCTAGGCGATGTCGGCACCGAGTGGGGCGTGGCCGCCGCCGGTTGCGTCAACTGGGGTTTCCCGACCCTGGCCGACAGCGACATTCCCGAGATCCTGCCCACGGGTATCTGCACCTACGAGCATGTGGTCGCCAACGTGCCTGTTGACGAAATCTGCCAGAGGTCCGTGGAAGTCCGCGGCCTCAAGACCATCGTCTCCGACATCGACATCCCCTGCGCATTCGGCCCGGCTTACGAGGGCGAGCGCGTGCGTGGCGCCGACCTGCACTGCCAGGCCGGTGGCGGCAAAACCCAGTGCACCGAGCTGGTAAAGATGGCCGAGATGAACGAGATCGAGGACGGCAAGGTCATCCTTGACGGTCCGGATGTTACCGACCTGAAAAAGGGTGACACCTTCCCGCTGGGCATCTATGTTCAGGTGGCCGGCCGCGAATTTCAGCCCGACTTCGAACCGATCCTGGAACGTCAGACCCATCACCTGGTCAACTACATTCAGAGCATCATGCATATCGGCCAGCGCGACATCGCCTGGGTACGCATCAGCGATGCCGCCATCGAGAAGGGTTTCAGTATCAAAGATATCGGCGTGGTGCTGCATGCCAAGTACCATCAGGATTTCGGCAAAATCCTCGACAAGGTCCAGGTAACCCTGATGACCAATAAGGAAGACGTGGACAAGCTGACCGCACGGGCCCGCGCCGAGTACAAGACGCGTGACGAGCGCGTCGAGAAGATGACCGACGAGGACGTGGAGGTCTTCTACTCCTGCACCCTGTGCCAGTCCTTCGCGCCCAACCACGTGTGTTCGGTCAGCCCAGAGCGGACCGGCCTGTGCGGTGCCTACAACTGGATGGACTGCAAGGCCTCCTACGAGATCAACCCCACCGGCCCCAACCAGCCCATCGAAAAGGGCGAGTGCATCGATCCGGTGCTGGGCCAGTGGAAAGGCGTCAACGACTTTGTCTACAAAGCCTCCCGCGGCGCCGTGACCCACTACAACTTCTACTCAATGGTTATCGACCCCATGACCACTTGCGGGTGCTGCGAGTGCATTGCCGCCATGCTGCCCTCGTGCAACGGAGTCATGACCGTCAACCGCGACTATGCCGGCGAGACCCCCTGCGGCATGAAGTTCACCACCCTGGCCGGTGTCATGGGCGGTGGCGCTTCGTCTCCGGGTTTCGTGGGCCACTCCAAGTTCAACATCACCCAGAAAAAGTTCATCAAGGGTGACGGTGGACTGCACCGCATGGTCTGGATGCCCAAAATCCTCAAGGAAGAGATCAAGGAGCGTATAGAAAGATATGGCGAGGAAAATGGTATCCCCGGTTTTTATGATATGATCGCTGATGAAACCGTGGGCATCACCGAGGAGGAGATCCTGCCCTACCTCCAGGAAAAAGGCCATCCGGCCCTGTCCATGCCTCCAATCATCGGCTAA
- the cooS gene encoding anaerobic carbon-monoxide dehydrogenase catalytic subunit, whose translation MAEIKKPVAKKAAAPKLADPIAATIDPASQEMIVRAQKMGIDTVFDRAVQMKPCNIGVQGICCKNCSMGPCRLPLPKGGIEGKDTRKGLCGATANTIAARNFIRMIAGGASAHSDHGRCVAEVFLSAARKETDAYKVKDINKLLQIAPALGVAITVEEDGEIKDRDIDEIALETAEAAMNEWGKPEGELLFAKRAPEALYEKWKKNGVIPRNIDREIVEIMHRTHIGVDMDYKNLMKQGTRAAIADGWGGSMLATDLQDVLFGTPYPLQSEANLGVMKEDHVNIVVHGHEPVLSEMIVAVCQRPEIIEYAKSKGAKGIQLSGICCTANEILQRHGIPSATTFLGQELAIITGACDAMVVDIQCIMQNIANVAECFHTKLITTHPIAKMEQDSVIHIEFDEHHALEDAEKIVRMGIDNFQNRSTEVMIPQQKATQIAGFGVESIQYHLGGTFRGTYYTLNDNIINGRIRGIAGVVGCNNARTRHNQAHIEVVKELIKNDVIVLTTGCNAIACAMEGLLTPESASVHCGPGLAEVCETVGIPPVLHLGSCVDNSRILLAATEVVKAGGLGKDICDIPVAGSAPEWMSEKAISIGHYFVVSGVYTVFGVTLPTSGAPVFHNHICKEYEKLYGGMWDIEPDPIKHAQLMIAHIDKKRKELGIDRARERVLMDMADRQALEG comes from the coding sequence ATGGCAGAAATTAAGAAACCCGTCGCGAAAAAAGCCGCGGCCCCTAAATTGGCCGATCCCATCGCCGCAACCATCGATCCGGCCAGCCAGGAAATGATTGTCCGTGCCCAGAAAATGGGCATCGATACGGTCTTCGATCGTGCCGTTCAGATGAAACCCTGTAATATCGGTGTTCAGGGCATCTGCTGCAAGAACTGCTCCATGGGACCCTGCCGCCTGCCGCTGCCCAAGGGCGGCATCGAAGGCAAAGATACCCGCAAAGGCCTGTGCGGTGCCACGGCCAACACCATTGCCGCGCGTAACTTCATCCGCATGATCGCCGGCGGCGCCTCGGCCCACTCCGACCATGGCCGTTGCGTGGCCGAAGTGTTCTTGAGTGCGGCCCGCAAGGAAACCGACGCGTATAAAGTCAAAGACATCAACAAGCTGCTGCAGATCGCTCCGGCGCTGGGCGTCGCAATCACGGTCGAAGAGGACGGCGAGATCAAGGACCGCGACATTGACGAGATCGCCCTGGAAACGGCCGAAGCCGCCATGAACGAGTGGGGCAAACCCGAGGGTGAACTGCTTTTCGCCAAACGCGCACCGGAAGCGCTGTACGAAAAATGGAAGAAAAACGGCGTGATTCCACGCAATATCGACCGTGAGATCGTCGAAATCATGCACCGCACCCACATCGGCGTTGATATGGACTACAAGAACCTGATGAAGCAGGGCACCCGCGCCGCCATCGCCGACGGCTGGGGCGGCTCCATGCTGGCCACCGACCTGCAGGATGTGCTCTTCGGCACCCCGTATCCCCTGCAGTCCGAGGCCAATCTGGGCGTCATGAAGGAAGACCACGTCAACATCGTCGTCCACGGCCATGAGCCGGTACTTTCGGAGATGATCGTCGCCGTCTGCCAACGGCCCGAAATCATTGAATACGCCAAGTCCAAGGGTGCCAAGGGGATCCAGCTCAGCGGCATCTGCTGCACGGCCAACGAAATCCTGCAGCGCCACGGCATCCCGTCGGCCACCACCTTCCTGGGGCAGGAACTGGCCATCATCACCGGCGCCTGCGACGCCATGGTGGTGGACATCCAGTGTATCATGCAGAATATCGCCAACGTGGCCGAGTGTTTCCATACCAAACTGATCACCACCCACCCCATCGCCAAGATGGAGCAGGACAGCGTCATCCACATCGAATTCGACGAACACCACGCCCTGGAAGACGCCGAGAAGATCGTCCGCATGGGCATCGACAATTTCCAAAACCGCAGCACCGAGGTGATGATTCCCCAGCAAAAAGCCACCCAGATCGCGGGTTTCGGCGTGGAATCGATCCAGTATCACCTGGGCGGCACCTTCCGCGGCACCTACTACACCCTGAACGACAACATCATCAACGGCCGCATCCGCGGCATCGCCGGCGTGGTGGGCTGCAACAACGCCCGCACCCGTCATAACCAGGCCCACATCGAGGTCGTCAAGGAGCTGATCAAAAACGACGTCATCGTGCTGACCACCGGCTGCAACGCCATCGCCTGCGCCATGGAGGGCCTGCTGACTCCGGAATCCGCCTCCGTGCACTGTGGCCCGGGTCTGGCCGAAGTCTGTGAAACCGTGGGTATCCCGCCGGTCCTGCATCTGGGTTCCTGCGTGGACAACAGCCGCATCCTGCTGGCAGCCACCGAAGTGGTCAAGGCCGGCGGGCTGGGCAAGGACATCTGCGACATTCCAGTGGCCGGCAGCGCGCCCGAGTGGATGAGCGAGAAGGCCATCTCCATCGGCCACTACTTTGTCGTCTCCGGTGTGTACACCGTCTTCGGCGTCACCCTGCCCACCTCCGGTGCACCGGTGTTCCACAATCACATTTGCAAGGAATATGAAAAGCTCTACGGCGGTATGTGGGATATCGAACCCGATCCGATCAAGCATGCCCAACTGATGATCGCCCACATCGACAAGAAGCGCAAGGAACTGGGCATCGACAGGGCCCGGGAACGCGTCCTCATGGATATGGCCGACCGCCAGGCCCTGGAAGGGTAA